Part of the Falco cherrug isolate bFalChe1 chromosome 1, bFalChe1.pri, whole genome shotgun sequence genome, CCCTCCAAGCCCTGTGTGTCTCCTCCTTCCTACACACCTGGAACAGTCCCGTCAGCATTTaccagaaaggcagaaaagacaGGACAGCTGGGCTTGCACTGTGAGACAGCAGGTCTTTGTCTATCAGTGAGCTGCTACAGGGTGCCTACGCACAGGGAGAAGTATAGGGTTGAGTACAGGGGCCAGAACACTGATTTATCCTTGTGAGGAAGGCACAAGAACCTTGCGGCTTCTCTGGCTCTCTCCTCACCTTCCACTTGGGGGGAGGTTCTCCGAAACTTCATTTACCTTTCAGAAGCCCCACCCTGCCAGATATGAGAACACATCCATTATCCTTCACAGAAGACCATGAGGGTTTTCAAGACCTCTCAACAAGAAAGCCCAGCACCGTACACACTTCAAGAACATGCTACAGTAAAAATCATGGGAAACTAACCAGCGGGGGACGACAACTTAACCCTGGCAGACGCAGGGTGCACAGAAGGTTTCagaggtggcagcaggagccccaAGCCCCCCGGGGGCTCAAGCACCCTGTACAAAAGTCAACGGGAGCACACTGCTGCCCGGATTCCCAGCGATCCCTCTGGGGCAGctcaccccagcagcagcgCTAGCAAGTACACGTGCTCTCGGTACAGGAGCAtcaccccagctcccagctTGGCCAAGCGCCCCTCTCCACCCTCTGGTTTTCCCTCAGAGGGTCTTCTcggttttgtttcattttgcccCCCTCCACGCCATTCTCTCTccggggggagaaaaaaaaacacccaaacccgTCCAAAACTTTCCAGCGGCAAGCAAATTAAAAgcccttatttatttatttggagtGTTAGCATAGCTCTAGGGCTGGTACTTCCAGGCATTTTGAACCGACTTCCCCTCCTGTCAGGCGTCCCTCCaggctcctgcccctgccctccgccggcgcggggctgaggggggccGGCCCTGCCCCGCACACCCCTCTGCACCCCTCGGGGTCCCCGAAAGGGCGCGcagccccgggccggggggcgaTGCGTGCGTGGAACGCGCAGAGCGATGTgacccccgccccgctccccgcaggCGCCGGCGGAGCGGCgctccccgcggggccgccggagccgggggcgggcggcgcggtgCCCCGGCGGCGGCAGGTACCTGCTTCCGCAGCGCCTCGAAGGCGGCGCTGATGGTGTGGACGCGGGTCCTCTCCCGGGCGTTGGCCAGCAGCCGCCGCGTCTGCTGCAGGGCTTTGATCTCCGGCGAGACGCCGGCCGCCTCGCCCGGCCGCGggcgcggggaggcggcgggcggcggcggcggcggggcggcggggaaggcgctggcggcggcggcggggccgagcgCGGCGCTGCGCGGCCCccaggcgggcggcggggcggcggggggcggcgggggggcagcGCGCAGCCCCGGCCGCCTCCCGCTCAGCACTTTCAGCTCCACGCGGAAACTTTTGCAGCCGGGCTTgcgccgcagccgccgcagcccacCGAGCTCGGCGGCGCAAAGGCGCGGCCAGGGCTCGCCCTCGGCCAGCGGCGTGCTCCGCATGGCGCGGCGCGCTGCGCGGGTGCGCTCAGCAGCGGCCGCTCCGCCGCTCcgctcccgctgctgctgccgccgccgccgccccgccgccgcccatctgcgcccgcccggccgcggcgggcagcggAGCCCCGGCGGGCCGGCTCCCTCCGTCCGTGCGTGCGTgcgcccgccgctgcccgcaGCCTGCCTCCCACCGCCGGCAGCCGGCCCGCCGCGCAGATGAGCGGCTTTAAAGAAACAGgaaggctggttttttttttttttttcttcccaaaacagctgtgctgccaATCTCCTTTGTTcatcccccccttcccccccccttcccttccctcccaccccactcccACTTTCTTCTTTAATCTCGCTCTTCCTTGCGATGGAAGAGAAATCCTGCCTCCCGGAGACTCGCCGAGACCCACCGGGTGCgctttcccccccacccctccgcTTTGCCTCCCCAGGGAAATCCGTGGTTTGGTTTCCATCCCGCTTCTCCCCCCCTTATCACTCGTTTTCCTCATCAAGATCCTCACTGAGAAGTGGGGGGTGCCTGAACTCACGTTGCCTTCCTAACTGCGCCCGGGAGCGCTGCGAGCAGCCGGCGGGATGGGGAGCCAGGGACCCCCCACACCTCGCCAGTacccctcccgccgccgcttTGCCTTTCACGGCTCCCCGAAGCCTTTGGTTGCTGCTCAGCTACCAACTTTGGATCTGCTTGGAAGAATTAATTCCGCAGCAAAGGGCTGCCCTGTTTTTCACAGGGATAACAAGGGAGCCTGGATGCGTGGGTAATTGCTATCAGCCGTGGGCTGCCTTCTGCTGGCACCCCAAAACCCCGTAACTCCCCCTAGGCCAGCCATGCTgggggggagcagccccagcgcagcggggccgggggacTGCgctgagcaggcaggcagagtgggagggagggatggagaggcACAGGGACTTGATAAGGTCACAGTCAGAGCTGGAAATAAACTGCGTTTCACAGGACTGTAGGTAGATTCAGGACAGAAGGGACCTCCGGAGGTCCtctgtcactttttaaaagtatctcTGTTATTTCGGTACCTGGCTTCTGTTTTCAAGTCACCTAAACCCCTTAGACATTATCAAGAATCTGTGGGATGCAAGCTGTGAGATGCTTGGATTCACTGCAGAGAAAGGGATGTTGGTTTCCAAcgctcctcctcctctcatGGCATGTCAACGTAGCAGCCGTTGGCACCACATGTGGTGAGCAGAGGGAGCTTCTGTTGACTCTGTTGAGGTCCACGAAGCAAGCCAAGCTCTGCCTGGTGGCTAATGTCCTCTATTTTGTGCTACTTTGGCCAGGCTGCCCCCAAGCAGGCATAGCAAGGGTTTCTTCAAGGTGGAGAACCTAGATGTACTGGAGATCGTGCTTAGAGAATGTATGCTGAGTCCTGGTTCTATGACAGCCACCTCCTCCACCAAATCCCCTGCCCCAGGTGTCACTGCAGTTGgatttgcttttgcagaaggACTTTAGGTGAGTCTTGTTGGACTCAGAAGTGCCTGATTTTCCAGTGTGGGTAGCATCACCCCCCTGCCTCGTGGCGGTGCGGGCAAACTGCTCTGACATCCTCAGCTAGACCTGTGAATTATTGCCACTAATGCCAGGGCATGCCCTAATGAcccttttctccatcttttaTCTCTGCATTCCTCTGAGTTTCAAAGATGAGAGCCAACAATTTGACTTGATTTTTGGTTGACCTGGTTTCTCCCAAATGTCCCAGTGAGTGGCAGTagctccagcccctccagcaaGATCTGTCTTTCAGTGGAAGCTTGCGTTAAACATTTGGTGGGTCTTCTCATAAGAGAAGGAGGATTAAACCCAAGATCTTGGCCGAATTTCAGTCTCAGCCATTAAATCCTGCCTACCTAATATCCCCCTGCTGTTTCAGCTTGACTCCGTGGACTAAATCCATTCGGGGGGTAAACAGATGAAGCccattaaaagcaaaggaatttgCAGCCGTTTACACCATTGATTTTTCACGTCTTGCCCTTAAGGCGCATGTATTTTCTGGGTGTTGGTTATATAGCTGCTCCCTTGGCGGTAGCTGCGTTACAGAGTGCTTCCAAGAAGAAACCTAAACCTGAGCGTCCCTGGTCACATAACTGCCTGTCAgacctttcccttctctccttttaGTATCCTTGTAGTTATGGGTATCacaggagagctggggaggCCCAAATCAGGGCTGAGTCATGATGGTCTTGTCCCTCAGGGTGACGCACTGTGTGGTGCATATGCCCCGTCGCCGCTTGTGCCCCGTTTGCAGTGGatacagcagcaacagctgctAACCATGGCATGCAGATGCTGTGTACATACAAACCTGCACCGAGTGCAGTAACCTGTTTTGCTCCATTAAAGCACACAAACTTCATGCCGACTCTCTACACTATCAACCGATTGGATTGCTCCTGTTTGCCTTAAAGGTGGTTGTAACTAAAGCTTGCTTGAGGCTAAACTGAAGGGAGAGAGATTTAAACTGCAATGAAAGGGTCCATACAACCTTTTCTACCAGCCTGGGTTATTTCGCTGGAAGTTACTCTTCCAATTAAGCAAGGATGAGTTTCCTGCAGAGTAAAACCTGCCCTTCTGCGCAAGCTGTGGTAGCCCCTGAGCCATTGGCACGGTTTCCACATGCAATGGAGATGGGCAGCGATGCCTGAGCTCACGGAGACTACCTTGCCTCTGGAAATCAAAGCAGAAGGGCCATGCTGGTGTTGCTATTCAGACTAGGAGCGATGTGGCCTTGTGCCATGCCACCGGAGCAACATGGCCTTCGGGACTGAATGCAAGAAAATCtctgggcagtgctggctgctctgtgccatATGGATGCAGCAGCTGATTCTGCTGCATGGTACCTATGTGCCAAAATGATGTCATGAGGTGAAAAACAGATAGAGGGAATCGCCTGCCTGTGTGGGAGAAGTGCAGAGCAACAGGGACATGGTTATGAGTTGTAACAAAACTTCTgacctttcttttctgcagatcACTTAATGTCAGCCTTGTCTGCACTCAGAATTGCATCATTTTAGCAGTCCTGCGGTGTCCTACAGGGCAAGTATTCACAGACATGGGTaaggcagggcacaggcacacacagggGGAGGTTTCATCAATGGCAGAGCCAAGCTGGTGGTTCAGTGCCAGTGTCTGATCCCATTGCCCTGCCTCCTCCTTGCCTGACTCCCATTGCCTCCCTTTGATAGCTCTGGGGTCCTTTCTGCTCTGGGTAAGCAAATCtaacccagcccagccctgttcCATATGCTGGGCATTTTGTGATGTGGTggtgtggctgtggctgcatGCTAGTGAGGTGGGAAAGGGGTTGCTCCTCTACTTTGAGACCCAccaagaaaataacttcagtaTAAGCACCAACCAAGAAGCTTGCCAAGCAACTCTGTTACCTCTGCCTTCAAGGGTaaataataaggaaataaatgctttgcCAGTCCCCTGTGAAGGACATAAGAGTCCTGGGGGAAAACCACTGGAGAAGTGTTAACCTTCCATTCCAGCATCCTCTGGCACTGTGTTACTCAGAGTCATGGATTAACTCCATCCAGTAGGTAGGACAGTAGAGCTGTCCCTGACACTTCAGCACCCTGCCCTAAACCAGTCCCTGCCTTCTGCCTGTGGGTGAAGCACCCTGTTGGGTGCCTCTCCGCTCAGCTAAATATTGATCTGGGTGAAAGAAATGACTGAGAAACCATAGAATGTGTCTtcagataatgtattttttgaaaGGATAAATAAGTAGAAAGGACAGGAAATGGAAACAAGCTACTCAATGGCAAGGTTTAGCGGTAGGTGCGGTTTGGGGTGTTTGGAAGGCTTGTCTTCAGTGCCCAGGATAGACAATGGGGGAAAGACAGCTGCAGGTGGGTGCCAGGAGATGTCTccaaagcagaggcagaaggacAGGATATCTTCCCCAGGAAAGCATCCTGAGCATTTCTGAAAGGTGATTCAGCTGGTGACAGCTTTGTatactttctgaaaagcagaacacaTGTCCAAATCCTGTGAAAAACTAGAGCTCTGCACTTGTTAAACAGGAACGTCTGCTCTCATGTACCTCTTCCAACATCCTCCTTAGGCaagaggaattattttaaaaagctgttgaagagcaaaaccagaagtcTGGTTGCAAGTGGCATGCTGAGTGTATCAATGTAAGGTTGAGTCATCAAAGTGAGATTCAGATGCGTCCTTAATCCTTcttcttttaatgtttaaatatgtCTCAGGTACTCTGACATTATCATTAATAGTTTGACAGCAATTGAGCGGCTGTTTTCCTTGGAAGGTGAAAGAATTTCAGTATGTGTTTCGAAGTGTGTAAGATATAAGAAAGGAGAAGGGcagaacttctctttttttgtaataaaaattccATCAGGAGCACATTCTTTTATTGTGaagtatttaaataacaaatgaaaaagaaatataaaaagctTGGCAGACTAAAAGTTTGTCCAGTTcctaatctggaaaaaaaaaaaaagaaaagaaaaaaaaaaaagaacaaaatgcacTGCTTTTATAGTTCTATGAAAAGTACATCTTACAAATCAGCAGTTTGAGAATATAGGcaggaacagagagaaaaagttaGAAAAGGCTGCTAAAACACATGTCTATTATTAGTGAAGAGACAAGAAATTTTGAGATTTCTCAATTGCAGAGAAAACCCTGTAGCATTGCTAAATACCCATAAAATGTACAGAGGGAGTTGCAAGAACCCATAAAGTTGGTGGTCTCTcatctgtggggttttttaaagctgttagGAGACTTGGCAAATGTGCATGGTCAGGATTATAGGATAGTCCTCTTGGATAACATGAAACTGAGGAAGGATAGTGAAATGAGGTAAGAAATGGGAGTTATTCACACCCAGTGTATACTGGAGTCATATCTGTCATTGactaaaattgtatttctttttaaatgcttgtttttGACTTGACACAGTCAATATGCACTCAGAGGGAAAAGTGCTTGTGGCAGTCTGCAgcttaattttattcctttagaCTGAATGATG contains:
- the ATOH8 gene encoding transcription factor ATOH8, producing MRSTPLAEGEPWPRLCAAELGGLRRLRRKPGCKSFRVELKVLSGRRPGLRAAPPPPPAAPPPAWGPRSAALGPAAAASAFPAAPPPPPPAASPRPRPGEAAGVSPEIKALQQTRRLLANARERTRVHTISAAFEALRKQVPCYSYGQKLSKLAILRIACNYILSLARLADLDYSADHSNMSFSECVEQCTRTLQAEGRSKKRKE